A segment of the Streptomyces sp. NBC_00376 genome:
GTCGTGGTCTTCCCGGCGCCGTTGCGGCCGAGCAGCGCGGTCACGCCGTGCCGGGCCACGTCCAGGTCGACGCCGTGCAGGATGTGCCGGCCGCCGATCAGGACCCGCAGGTCCCGTACGGCGAGCAGGGGTCCGGTGGTCACAGCCCCTCCCCGAGATAGGCCTGCTGGACGGTCGGGTCGGCGGTCACTGCCTCGGGGGTGTCCAGCGCCAGCAGCTTTCCGTGGTGCATCACGGCGAGCCGGTCGGCCAGCCCCAGCAGTACGTCCATGTGGTGCTCGACCATCAGGACGGTGCGGCCCTCGTCGCGGTGCAGGGTGCGGATGAGTTCGGTGAGTGCGGGGACCTCCTCCGCGCTGACCCCGGCCATCGGCTCGTCGAGCAGCATGAGGCGCGGCTCGCCCACCAGCAGCACCGCGAGCTCCAGTTTCCGCTTCTCGCCGTGCGACAGCTCGGCCGCCGTCGCCCGTGCCCGGTGTCCCAGGCCGGTGCGCTCCAGCACGCCGTCCACCTCGGCGGCGTACCGGGAGGCCCGCCGCCACAGCCGGTAGGAGCCGCCCCGGGCCGCCTGGGCGGCCAGCCGGACGTGGTCGGCCACGCTCATCGCCGGCCAGAGGCTGGACGTCTGGAAGGTGCGGCCGATGCCGCGCCGCGCCCGTGCGTGCGCGGGGTCGGCCGTCATGTCCGTGCCGTCCAGCGCGATGGTGCCGGAGGTGG
Coding sequences within it:
- a CDS encoding ABC transporter ATP-binding protein → MAVPDTTARHTAGARSTAPVLQLTGLGWGVGGATIVEDVTLGVHEGEFLAFIGPNGAGKTSLFNLISGLTTATSGTIALDGTDMTADPAHARARRGIGRTFQTSSLWPAMSVADHVRLAAQAARGGSYRLWRRASRYAAEVDGVLERTGLGHRARATAAELSHGEKRKLELAVLLVGEPRLMLLDEPMAGVSAEEVPALTELIRTLHRDEGRTVLMVEHHMDVLLGLADRLAVMHHGKLLALDTPEAVTADPTVQQAYLGEGL